The stretch of DNA GTTCAATGCTAGTAACAACTTTTTCAATGGAAGTATTCCGTCGGAGTTAGCATCTCTTCCTCAGCTAGAAACTCTTCTACTTGATCAAAACCAGCTCACCGGTCAAATTCCAACGGATATAACATCATGGAAGTCTCTAGTAACACTAAACCTCAGCCACAATCAACTATCTGGCGAAATACCTGATGCAATTTGTCGGTTACCTTCGCTAAGTGTGTTGGACTTATCAGAAAACAAAATCTCCGGCCGAATTCCACCTCAGCTATCTTTGAGACTCACAAATCTCAATCTATCATCAAATTATTTGATAGGGCGGATTCCAAGTGATTTCGAAAACCTTGCGTATGAAAGCAGCTTTCTAAACAATTCTGGTCTATGTGTTGATAAATTTGTACTAAACCTTGCTTTGTGCAATTCTGGAACtgcaagaagaagaagaggagaCTCGTCCATGTCTAAGGCGTTGGTCGtaatcttggtggtagtagcttCTTTAACGGTTTTCTTGGCGTTATTCTTGTCAATCAGTTTTTACAGAAAAAGAAAGCGGTTAATGAAAAGGACATGGAAGCTAACTTCATTTCAGAGGCTAAGTTTCACAAAATCAAATATTGTGTCCTCGATGTCAGAACATAATATCATTGGTAGCGGTGGATTTGGTTCTGTTTATCGCGTCGCTGTTGAGGGTTTAGGCTATGTTGCAGTGAAAAAGATCAGAGGAAATAGCAGAAAGTTGGATCAGAAGCTTGTGGATTCATTTCTTGCAGAAGTTGAAATACTTAGCAAAATTCGGCATAACAACATTGTGAAGTTGATGTGTTGTATCTCAAGTGATGATTCGCTACTCCTTGTATACGAGTATCATGAACATCAAAGCCTTGATAGGTGGCTGCACAAGAAAAGTAAGTCACCGGCTGTGTCGGGAACTGTAAATGGTAACATCATTGATTGGCCAAAGAGATTGCATATAGCCATTGGAGCTGCACAAGGTTTGTGCTACATGCATAATGATTGCTCGCCGCCTATTGTTCATCGAGATGTGAAAACAAGTAACATTCTTTTGGATTCTCAATTCAATGCAAAAGTTGCTGATTTTGGTTTGGCTAGGATATTGGTCAAGCCGGAAGAACTGGCCACCATGTCGGCTGTGGCTGGAACATTTGGCTACATTGCTCCAGGTGAATAAATATCTCAATATATCTTTAATAGTATCTTCGATAATATATTAGAGTATCGTATATTATCTTAAATCTCGTAACTTCAACATTTGGCATCAATATAATCTCAATGTTTCTTTCATGCATGAATTGCAGAATATGCTCAAACAATACGAGTCAACGAGAAGATAGATGTCTATAGTTTTGGAGTAGTCCTATTGGAACTGACAACCGGAAAAGAGGCAAATCATGGAGACGAATACTCGTCTCTCGCAGAATGGGCGTGGCGCCACATTCAGATAGGAACCAATATAGAAGAACTTCTCGACGACGACGCTATGGAACCTAGTAACTTGGAAGAAATGTGCAGCATCTTCAAACTCGGAGTTATGTGCACTTCAACATTGCCAGCTAGTAGACCATCAATGAAAGAAGTCTTGAAGGTATTGACCGGCTGCAAGGATCTACTCGCCAACGCGGAGAAGATTGTTGATATTTATGATTCTGCTCCACTTCTTAAGAATTTGAAATGGGAAAAGCAGTTGGAATTTTCAGCATAACAGCTAGGAAGTTTGCATTAAGTTCCTCTAAAGTTAGAAGATTAAGTGATAATTAATGTGATAAAATACATGCACATTTGTAACAAACTAGGAAATTCAGCTTTGGACTAACTGTTATAGATCCTTAAttagttcaaacttcaaaagAGAGAAATCTCAAAGTTTTGAGTATCCTATCTGATAATAATGCAGAAAGGTGACAATAAACATAAGGGATGGTCTTGAAGTTAGAATTGGAGACTATGAAACTCATAGTATTAGTAATAGTGTGCTTTGCAAATTGCATAAGGCGATCGAGATGGatgtattgaaaaaataaatgtttttttagtaTAAATGGTATGGGCCtgtttgcagcttatagcacaagtgcttatcatgataagagtttacgtataagcttacataagctatttttgtaggaaaatataaaataaaattggtgcAATTCAAAAGAGATGACCATCTCGGTTCTTCCACTTCATGATAAGCGGGTGTGGCGCGGTTCAAAAGACGGTGAATTGACGGCTAAACAAGCTTATAATTACTTGTTTACGCCTCAGCAACCAGTTACTTGGTCATCATGGATTTGGAATAAATCTGTACCGTCTTCTAATTCGCTTGTAGTTTGGCGCTGCATACACAATCGGATGCCAACTGACGAAAACTTTTCGAAACGAGAATGCATTACTTCTAATTCGCTTGTAtatgctataagttgttttcattagTTATATTGGAAACCTTATGAAAATGAGctgaaaaaacatataaaaattgtcataagctgtttttataaattctcctaaacagtctcacaaaacttatgtcaatagataaactcaaataagccaattcaAACATACCTTTATgcttatatttcatttttctaaattcATAAGACAATATAGAAGAAATTCAGCTATATCCTTATCTTCACATTGATTACCACAAATTCATATCACATCTCTTCAATAGGCtcggttcttttttttttggtacaaccaATAGGCTCGGTTCTGTTTCAACTAATATTAAGCATTCATAGTATTCATAATGGTGTGATAAATCAAGGTAATAAAACAGCTCAGACATAAAAATTTGGTTCAGTTTGTTTtagcttttttaaaaaatgatttttatagtGTAACACTTCTcacttaaaatgaaaaattggtttAAATAGCTTCTCAATAAAATATCGTTTTAAGTATCTTATCATTTGTTACAACTTTTTTTAAccataaaatatcaaaaaatctcttaaataaaatgatttttaaactTATGCAAAATagttatacaaataaaaatttagttGAAATTCTctcaagaaaataattatttaaatataaataaaaacactatTAAATATAAATGGGTGTACTATACAAAACAAAGCCAATGGACTAGTTGAATTGGATTAAAGATTTATTACATGATTTTTAAATGGAACCAATAAAAGAAAtgacaatttcttttttaactaactaactaactcgCAGATCGGACCGTCTAGTTCCATATGAGCGCCACTTTTTCAGGAGCTAATTTAAGAGTTCAGTCTTTATGCTCAAAATAGCACGTGTCATCTATGCGGCCAGCCCTAGATGATCATGGTTGTGCCTCATCTTCAATTGCCAAAAACTTGCCCTTATGAGTTGACAGATTTTCGGGATGCATCATTGTTAAGTTCAAGTCTTGTAGATCATGTTCATATACCAAACGATACCCACAATGCTGCACCTTCAAATCACTACCTTCGTCATTATAAATGCCAACTTTGAAAATGATATCATCAAGATGGTCAATCGACTTCATAATATCAAAGAATGATCTCTTAGGAATATAGAATAGGTACATGTGATTTGATTTGACCACAATAAGACCTCTTTCTAAATTTACACCAATACCAGCAGACAAAAACgatatattactatttttaagaAATCCATAAAATATACTCGAATATGGTTTATCAGAAGCTTTGACAGTTCGATCAGAAGGTTCAACAGAAAATACCACACAACAAGCAATGCCAATGCAATTATTGTTCATAATGGTAGATAGTTCCATTCTTATTGAACCACTCTCGCTCTGATTTTTGAACCAAATTGGTATTTCACTTCTAGGAATAacaatatcaattaaattccCATAAAAGACGGCACTAGAGGACTGCTGTCTTGCCCAAATGCATTGTGTCATCCATGAAAATGCAATGTTATCACAATATTCACTCTCACCCAACTTAGGACAATTGAAAATGACCAGTCCAACTTTCCTCTCACGATAGTTTTTCATATAATTCAAAGTGGTTTTACGTTTTGTCGTAATATCAAAAAAAGTAGGCAAAGGAAGCTGAGGCAAAGATTCCAAAAGCTTGCAATGCTCTAAGTTTAAATATCCAAGGT from Trifolium pratense cultivar HEN17-A07 linkage group LG5, ARS_RC_1.1, whole genome shotgun sequence encodes:
- the LOC123883792 gene encoding receptor-like protein kinase 5 isoform X2, whose amino-acid sequence is MTKSILFILILFFFFTYANSQQSQLYNEEHEILMKIKKHFQNPLFLSHWNSSKTSYHCSYPEITCTNDDSITSLSMINTNLTQTLPPFLCELKNLTYIDFQYNYLPNEFPTSLYNCSKLQHLDLSQNYFVGNIPNDINKLANLQFLSLAANSFSGDIPMSIGNLKNLKRLELYQCLFNGTIPDEIGNLSNLETLLMFSYSMLPRTKLPSSFTKLKNLRIFDMHDSNLVGEIPETIGEMMALEDLDLSGNFLSGKIPNGLFILKNLSRLILYNNSLSGDIPDVVEAFELTTLDLSYNYLTGKIPDDFGNIKKLKYLALFTNRLSGKVPESIGNLPALTDFIVFQNNLSGNLPQSFGRFSKLETFQIGSNSFNGKLPQSLCYHGRLVGLTAYDNNLSGELPKSLGSCSSLQYLRLENNEFSGEIPNGLWTSMYLTTIRISENMFTGQLPDRLARNLSELAVSHNRFSGTIPNGVSSWKKLVKFNASNNFFNGSIPSELASLPQLETLLLDQNQLTGQIPTDITSWKSLVTLNLSHNQLSGEIPDAICRLPSLSVLDLSENKISGRIPPQLSLRLTNLNLSSNYLIGRIPSDFENLAYESSFLNNSGLCVDKFVLNLALCNSGTARRRRGDSSMSKALVVILVVVASLTVFLALFLSISFYRKRKRLMKRTWKLTSFQRLSFTKSNIVSSMSEHNIIGSGGFGSVYRVAVEGLGYVAVKKIRGNSRKLDQKLVDSFLAEVEILSKIRHNNIVKLMCCISSDDSLLLVYEYHEHQSLDRWLHKKSKSPAVSGTVNGNIIDWPKRLHIAIGAAQGLCYMHNDCSPPIVHRDVKTSNILLDSQFNAKVADFGLARILVKPEELATMSAVAGTFGYIAPEYAQTIRVNEKIDVYSFGVVLLELTTGKEANHGDEYSSLAEWAWRHIQIGTNIEELLDDDAMEPSNLEEMCSIFKLGVMCTSTLPASRPSMKEVLKVLTGCKDLLANAEKIVDIYDSAPLLKNLKWEKQLEFSA